From a region of the Pseudanabaena sp. ABRG5-3 genome:
- a CDS encoding DUF1993 family protein — protein sequence MTISMYQVAVPSLVRSLNNLVSILEKGAAHAEAKKIDPAVLIASRLYPDMFPLSRQVQIASDIARRGVARLVGVEAPAIEDKETTFAELGDRLKNVVTFIETFTPEQIDGSEEKVITLPVGKETMTFTGQDYLLFFILPNVYFHVTTAYDILRHNGVELGKRDFLGAPQ from the coding sequence ATGACCATTTCGATGTATCAGGTTGCAGTTCCTTCCCTAGTGCGATCGCTCAATAATTTAGTCTCCATTCTCGAAAAGGGGGCAGCTCATGCGGAAGCAAAAAAAATTGATCCTGCGGTACTAATTGCCAGTCGATTGTATCCTGATATGTTCCCTCTCAGTCGCCAAGTGCAGATTGCTTCAGATATTGCTAGACGGGGTGTTGCGAGATTGGTAGGTGTAGAAGCGCCAGCAATAGAAGATAAGGAAACTACATTTGCAGAATTAGGCGATCGCCTGAAAAATGTGGTCACTTTTATCGAGACTTTTACTCCTGAACAGATTGATGGTTCGGAAGAGAAGGTAATTACTTTACCCGTTGGCAAGGAGACAATGACTTTTACAGGACAAGACTATTTGTTGTTTTTTATCTTGCCAAATGTCTATTTCCATGTGACGACTGCCTATGACATTCTTAGACATAACGGTGTGGAGTTAGGCAAGCGTGATTTCTTAGGCGCTCCTCAGTAA
- a CDS encoding RluA family pseudouridine synthase has product MSLKISSIENNINLIEVSPDLTKPERIDRFLAQHTDLSRSRIQALIDEGYVTVNDVTCNNKKDLIKAGDRIQLITPASTPLDLIAQEIPLDILYEDEHLIVINKPAGLVVHPAAGHSDGTLVNALLAHCKELSGINGTQRPGIVHRLDKDTSGVMVVAKNDRAHQDLQAQIQAKTARREYLGIVRGVPKGQSGGESGVIDVAIARHHSDRKKMAVVENGRRAVTHWQIKERLGNYTLIKFDLETGRTHQIRVHSAYMGWAIAGDPVYGNPNKEVSQYLSGQALHAWRLTFTHPVSGELIENIAPLPEGFEKLLAVLRRKR; this is encoded by the coding sequence ATGAGTTTAAAGATAAGTTCTATAGAAAATAATATTAACTTGATTGAAGTATCACCAGATCTTACCAAACCAGAACGTATTGATCGCTTTTTAGCACAACACACTGATCTATCACGATCGCGCATACAAGCCTTAATTGATGAGGGATATGTCACTGTTAATGATGTTACTTGTAACAACAAAAAAGACTTAATCAAAGCAGGCGATCGCATTCAGTTAATCACACCCGCCTCAACTCCACTAGATTTAATTGCTCAAGAGATTCCCTTAGATATTCTCTACGAAGACGAGCATTTGATTGTGATTAATAAACCTGCGGGACTGGTCGTACATCCTGCCGCTGGGCATAGCGATGGAACCTTAGTCAATGCTCTCTTAGCCCATTGTAAGGAACTATCAGGCATAAATGGAACTCAACGTCCGGGCATCGTACATCGTTTAGATAAAGACACAAGTGGCGTGATGGTGGTGGCGAAAAATGATCGCGCCCATCAGGATTTACAAGCCCAAATACAGGCGAAAACAGCGCGACGGGAATATTTAGGAATTGTGCGTGGGGTTCCGAAAGGTCAATCAGGGGGCGAATCAGGAGTAATTGATGTGGCGATCGCTAGACATCATAGCGATCGCAAAAAAATGGCAGTAGTCGAAAATGGACGTAGAGCCGTTACCCATTGGCAAATTAAAGAACGCTTAGGCAATTACACTCTCATTAAATTTGATTTGGAAACGGGACGCACCCATCAGATTCGAGTGCATTCGGCATATATGGGCTGGGCGATCGCAGGTGATCCTGTCTATGGAAATCCCAATAAAGAAGTCTCGCAATATCTGTCAGGTCAAGCCCTCCACGCATGGCGGCTGACCTTTACGCATCCAGTCTCAGGGGAACTCATTGAAAATATTGCGCCATTGCCCGAAGGCTTTGAGAAGCTATTGGCGGTTTTGCGACGGAAAAGATAA
- the rsmI gene encoding 16S rRNA (cytidine(1402)-2'-O)-methyltransferase, giving the protein MEASGILYLVGTPIGNLEDMTFRAIATLKQVDLIAAEDTRHTGKLLHHFGIETPQTSYHEHNAHKRVPELVEKLQQGMAIALVTDAGMPAISDPGVELVQGCIAAGVRVVPIPVVTAGITALTASGFATQYFGFDGFLPTDKKERRDRLEILRSETRTMILYEAPHRLLRTLEDLAESLGKERRISVARELTKLHEEFWRGSIEEAIAYFTDHAPKGEFTLVLEGAKPSEKPVWTEEVIIKELQNLIDSGISRSDASRQLAELADLPRRQIYQLALTL; this is encoded by the coding sequence ATGGAAGCTTCAGGAATTCTCTATTTGGTGGGAACGCCGATTGGTAATTTGGAGGATATGACTTTTCGGGCGATCGCCACGCTTAAACAGGTGGATTTAATTGCGGCTGAAGATACAAGGCATACGGGCAAGCTCCTACATCATTTTGGGATTGAGACTCCCCAAACCAGTTATCACGAACATAATGCCCATAAGCGCGTACCTGAATTAGTCGAGAAGTTACAGCAAGGCATGGCGATCGCCTTAGTCACCGATGCAGGTATGCCCGCAATTTCTGATCCCGGAGTGGAACTAGTACAGGGTTGTATTGCCGCAGGAGTAAGAGTTGTACCAATTCCTGTAGTAACGGCGGGAATTACAGCTTTAACGGCTTCGGGTTTTGCGACCCAGTATTTTGGCTTTGATGGATTTTTGCCAACAGATAAAAAGGAACGGCGCGATCGCTTAGAAATTTTGCGATCAGAAACCCGCACGATGATTCTCTATGAAGCGCCACATCGGTTATTACGCACCCTTGAGGATTTAGCCGAGAGTTTAGGCAAAGAAAGACGCATCTCGGTGGCGAGGGAATTAACGAAACTCCATGAGGAATTTTGGCGCGGCTCCATCGAAGAGGCGATCGCCTATTTCACAGATCATGCCCCCAAAGGAGAATTCACATTAGTTTTAGAGGGGGCGAAACCTAGTGAAAAGCCTGTGTGGACGGAGGAGGTAATTATAAAAGAGTTACAGAATTTAATTGATTCTGGCATTTCGCGATCGGATGCTAGCCGCCAATTGGCAGAACTTGCCGATTTACCTCGTCGCCAAATTTACCAGTTAGCACTGACGTTATAA
- a CDS encoding phasin family protein: protein MDSNNLLKQLLMLGVGTTSIVLEKIKDASEDWVKDGKIDPEQAAEMFNDIADRLKSEQGNLESLIQRQIRNVMQDLGVPRQNEMDELRGRIDRLERQVRELENKQWR, encoded by the coding sequence ATGGATAGCAATAATTTGCTGAAGCAGTTATTAATGCTTGGAGTGGGTACAACTTCGATTGTGCTGGAAAAAATCAAGGACGCTAGCGAAGATTGGGTCAAAGATGGCAAGATCGATCCAGAGCAAGCTGCCGAGATGTTCAATGATATTGCCGATCGCCTCAAGTCGGAACAGGGAAATTTAGAGTCTTTAATTCAGCGTCAAATTCGCAATGTGATGCAGGATTTGGGTGTACCGCGTCAAAATGAAATGGACGAATTGCGCGGAAGAATTGATCGCCTTGAGCGTCAAGTACGCGAATTAGAAAATAAACAGTGGCGCTAG
- a CDS encoding peptidylprolyl isomerase — MIRAVIETAKGTMRAELDDQHAPITVKNFVDLAKHGFYDGLTFHRVEPGFVIQGGDPLGNGTGGSGDRIKLEIWAEGDSEATIGNVLARGKKPVIKHNKAGVFSMARTNDPNSATSQFFVTLGDASFLDGQYAAFGYTEDTEVAQAIRRGDKIISIKIED, encoded by the coding sequence ATGATCCGTGCTGTAATTGAGACCGCTAAGGGAACCATGCGTGCTGAACTTGATGACCAACATGCTCCCATCACTGTGAAAAATTTCGTAGACCTCGCCAAGCATGGTTTTTATGATGGGTTAACATTTCACCGTGTCGAACCAGGGTTTGTGATTCAAGGCGGCGATCCTCTTGGTAATGGTACTGGCGGATCAGGCGATCGCATTAAGCTCGAAATCTGGGCAGAAGGTGACAGTGAAGCAACTATTGGCAATGTTTTGGCTCGTGGTAAAAAGCCTGTGATTAAGCACAACAAAGCTGGCGTATTCTCTATGGCCCGTACTAATGACCCCAACAGTGCCACCAGTCAATTCTTTGTGACCCTTGGCGACGCATCATTTTTAGATGGTCAATATGCTGCTTTTGGCTATACCGAAGATACGGAAGTTGCCCAAGCCATCCGTCGCGGCGACAAAATTATCTCAATCAAGATTGAAGATTAA
- the hmpF gene encoding pilus motility taxis protein HmpF, giving the protein MQYLAELQKTQAAFGLGGNSSVRLLARNTGENVWQPITNEQVLQVQDSSQAKDFKDGQMVIAEVTGSNQVQSIQDASKKIVNILQAYSRSQDKYKSAEEEVEQWKQSLNFQSQELHRREQELEQKEIELEHLDARRQEIEELEEKFAKERNEIEQLRASIEAERGQFEAKASALTSEQAQHLKTLIGQLSSSFTSPDSLRDRIYSALDLINKRQEVLTGFWQNLDALKNEAENQKSILNKSTEDLNARKAQWQQTQVALADAQAELKAQRGILKLQENNMAMSRVQLDAQIELYEQTSNAIEAFGGPGSMEVLSPEEEHRLQSMPIEELESTIKALQADFDKLTNYIGAQEDELAGLEGEIADLQSQVETADQFARIELESNKEFAEEQYKLLEESVSGMRRGMQERLSLLNQQKAILDRRKGITVEASPVKSLMPLLSQIESQKNRQEQDLRKMESQIEAVRNYTQQQQEMLAKQTQEHLQQEQAIRTAELQQQERIKTVAELLGQIIAQEQLLRPVQDIVDTLRPQLESAVQDLSSGSNGSNSSQVLADLQSIIQNLVTS; this is encoded by the coding sequence GTGCAGTACTTAGCGGAACTTCAAAAAACTCAAGCAGCTTTTGGATTAGGTGGTAACTCGTCTGTCCGTCTACTAGCACGTAATACGGGTGAAAATGTTTGGCAGCCGATTACGAACGAGCAAGTTTTGCAGGTTCAAGATTCGAGCCAAGCCAAAGATTTTAAAGATGGTCAGATGGTCATTGCTGAAGTTACAGGCAGTAACCAAGTACAAAGTATCCAAGATGCTTCTAAAAAGATTGTCAATATTCTCCAAGCCTATTCGCGATCGCAGGATAAGTATAAATCTGCGGAAGAGGAAGTTGAACAGTGGAAGCAATCTCTTAATTTTCAAAGCCAAGAGTTACATCGTCGTGAGCAGGAACTAGAACAAAAGGAAATAGAGCTAGAACACCTCGATGCAAGACGGCAAGAGATTGAAGAACTAGAAGAAAAGTTTGCTAAAGAACGCAATGAAATTGAGCAATTACGAGCAAGTATTGAAGCCGAACGGGGACAGTTTGAAGCCAAAGCATCTGCGCTTACATCAGAGCAAGCACAGCACCTCAAAACTCTAATAGGACAATTATCATCTAGCTTCACAAGTCCAGATTCTCTAAGGGATCGGATTTATAGCGCTCTTGATCTAATCAATAAGCGTCAGGAAGTACTTACAGGATTTTGGCAAAATTTAGATGCCCTTAAAAACGAAGCAGAAAATCAAAAGAGTATTCTCAATAAATCTACTGAAGATCTGAATGCACGTAAAGCCCAATGGCAGCAAACTCAAGTTGCTTTAGCGGATGCACAGGCAGAGCTTAAGGCACAAAGGGGCATTCTTAAGCTTCAAGAAAACAATATGGCTATGTCTAGGGTGCAGCTTGATGCCCAAATAGAGCTATATGAACAAACCTCTAATGCGATCGAGGCATTTGGTGGACCTGGCAGTATGGAAGTTCTCAGTCCAGAGGAAGAACATCGACTCCAGTCCATGCCAATTGAAGAGCTAGAGTCAACCATTAAGGCTCTGCAAGCGGATTTCGATAAGTTAACTAACTACATCGGCGCTCAAGAGGATGAGTTAGCTGGACTGGAAGGAGAAATCGCTGATTTACAAAGTCAGGTCGAAACGGCTGATCAGTTCGCACGGATCGAATTAGAAAGTAATAAAGAATTTGCAGAGGAGCAGTATAAACTCCTTGAGGAAAGCGTTTCAGGTATGAGACGTGGTATGCAGGAACGTTTGTCATTGCTAAATCAGCAAAAGGCAATTCTAGATCGTCGCAAAGGAATTACCGTCGAGGCAAGTCCTGTTAAAAGCTTGATGCCTCTGTTATCCCAAATCGAATCTCAGAAAAACCGTCAGGAACAAGATTTGCGGAAAATGGAAAGTCAAATTGAGGCAGTTAGAAACTATACACAGCAGCAACAGGAAATGCTGGCTAAGCAAACTCAGGAGCATTTGCAACAAGAGCAGGCTATTCGGACAGCAGAACTACAACAGCAAGAGCGTATCAAAACGGTAGCTGAGTTGCTAGGACAAATTATTGCTCAAGAGCAATTGTTACGTCCTGTACAGGATATTGTCGATACTTTGCGTCCACAGTTGGAATCAGCAGTTCAGGATTTAAGCTCAGGTTCTAATGGAAGTAATTCTTCGCAGGTTCTAGCTGATTTACAATCTATTATCCAGAATTTAGTGACTTCCTAA
- a CDS encoding ABC transporter permease: protein MNWWKRLRSNPLAWIGITILTIFYAAALFADFVTPYGVNEQAKNAPLLPPTQIHWHDRQGQYIGAHVYPTTQGKVDLETGDRALIVDYSKPSQIQIFHGGHLFRTTGEGKLNLLGTDEQGRDQLTRLLHGGRISLLIGFIGTTISYTIGCLVGGISGYIGGWLDVVLMRFVEILMSVPSIYLLVALAAILPPQISNTQRFALIIAIISFVSWAGLARIIRGQVLSIKEQTFILAARASGASPLRIIVNHVLPQTITFIIISATLDIPRFIVVEAVLSLVGLGIQPPDPSWGNMLSLSTNASIVILQPWLVWTPALAIVLTVLSFNLLGDSLRDALDPKNIRQ from the coding sequence ATGAACTGGTGGAAAAGGCTCAGATCCAATCCTCTCGCTTGGATTGGGATCACGATTTTAACTATTTTTTATGCGGCGGCTCTATTTGCTGATTTCGTAACGCCTTACGGAGTCAACGAACAGGCAAAAAATGCCCCTTTGCTCCCACCCACGCAAATACATTGGCACGATCGCCAAGGTCAATATATTGGCGCACATGTCTATCCCACCACCCAAGGTAAGGTCGATCTCGAAACAGGCGATCGCGCCTTGATCGTTGACTATAGCAAACCATCACAGATTCAGATTTTCCACGGTGGGCACTTATTTCGTACTACTGGTGAAGGAAAACTGAACCTGTTAGGAACCGATGAACAAGGACGGGATCAATTAACTCGCTTACTGCATGGCGGCAGAATTAGTCTCTTGATAGGCTTTATCGGTACGACTATCTCCTATACGATCGGTTGCCTTGTTGGTGGTATTTCTGGCTATATTGGCGGCTGGCTAGATGTAGTCTTGATGCGTTTCGTCGAGATTTTAATGTCAGTTCCCTCAATTTATTTATTAGTAGCATTAGCTGCAATTTTGCCGCCACAAATCAGTAATACTCAACGATTCGCGTTAATTATTGCAATTATTTCCTTTGTGTCATGGGCTGGGCTAGCCAGAATCATTCGTGGACAAGTATTGTCTATCAAAGAGCAAACCTTTATTTTGGCGGCTCGTGCCTCAGGCGCAAGTCCATTGCGGATTATTGTGAACCATGTTTTACCTCAAACAATCACCTTCATTATTATTTCGGCAACTCTCGACATCCCCCGATTTATTGTCGTAGAAGCTGTCCTAAGCCTTGTCGGACTAGGCATCCAACCTCCCGATCCGTCATGGGGTAATATGCTATCTTTGTCTACTAACGCTTCGATTGTGATCCTCCAACCTTGGCTAGTGTGGACTCCTGCATTAGCGATTGTGTTAACGGTGCTATCATTTAATCTCTTAGGAGACAGTTTGCGTGATGCCCTTGACCCCAAAAACATTAGGCAATAA
- a CDS encoding GIY-YIG nuclease family protein: MLERMRIFWLPSKPVKKLKELPQDAGVYYITALWIVLYVGKAKNLRNRWKTNHHRYQQFKLLHPFGRLHYKVLAASQITSYEKSEITKLRPAWNGTARVTFWNLLCLFVAVWGRVIIYALLLLLAIAAFMYLLMQ; encoded by the coding sequence ATGCTCGAAAGAATGCGTATTTTTTGGTTGCCATCAAAGCCCGTTAAAAAACTCAAAGAGTTACCGCAGGATGCAGGGGTCTATTACATTACGGCGCTGTGGATCGTGCTGTATGTGGGTAAAGCCAAAAATCTCCGCAATCGTTGGAAGACAAACCATCATCGCTACCAACAATTTAAGTTGCTGCACCCATTTGGCAGACTGCATTACAAGGTTTTAGCAGCTAGCCAAATTACTTCCTACGAGAAATCAGAAATCACAAAATTGCGTCCTGCGTGGAATGGTACTGCTAGGGTCACTTTTTGGAATCTACTATGTCTATTTGTAGCCGTGTGGGGGCGAGTGATTATTTATGCCCTGTTGCTATTATTAGCGATCGCAGCTTTTATGTATCTACTCATGCAATGA
- a CDS encoding flavin reductase family protein, whose translation MTETISQNEQLGAAIGTIPSGLFIVTSQQNGATGTMLASWVQQAGFNPPSVTFVVGKGRPIESFLTVGSPVVINVAEKGQGKIIGHFAKGFAPDVDPFDGVDTATAPSGQLYLTEAIAYLDATVTSSLDAGDHTIILATINAGDRLREGEPAVHTRKNGFKY comes from the coding sequence ATGACCGAAACTATTTCCCAAAATGAACAACTTGGAGCTGCGATCGGGACGATTCCCAGTGGCTTGTTTATTGTTACTTCGCAACAAAATGGCGCAACAGGCACTATGCTTGCTTCTTGGGTACAGCAAGCAGGCTTTAATCCGCCATCTGTAACTTTTGTGGTTGGTAAGGGTAGACCAATTGAGTCGTTCTTAACCGTGGGCAGCCCTGTAGTGATTAATGTCGCTGAAAAGGGACAGGGAAAAATCATTGGACATTTTGCGAAAGGCTTTGCGCCCGATGTCGATCCTTTTGATGGTGTTGACACGGCAACTGCTCCGAGTGGTCAGCTTTATCTAACTGAGGCGATCGCTTATCTTGATGCAACCGTAACTAGTAGCCTCGATGCGGGTGACCATACGATTATCTTGGCAACAATTAATGCAGGCGATCGCCTCCGTGAAGGTGAACCTGCTGTGCATACACGCAAAAATGGCTTCAAATATTAA
- a CDS encoding TldD/PmbA family protein produces the protein MKLDVKADSGLDLKSDWKFDLKTALSHIDLPQAEWIGLREVKEINTTRYVRDRLPQSNGRSLSHGVMIEVLVDGQFGYASTNHLDLANIQLTAQRAYQQAKTAARWAVHRFTINQRPKAVGQYFSPFLKPADAIAPKELNELLIEICDTLKVSDKIVKTSAYAVITEIETQFISSNGSDIYQKFLVVATDYAATAQDGAIIQRRGDNGQLARCNQIGMEVFDRSAILQRAKVVGEQAVELLSAAECPTATTSLVLAPDQMLLQIHESIGHPLEVDRILGDERNYAGSSFVKLEDFGKMQYGSSLMNVTFDPTNSGEFASYAFDDAGIPATKEYLIKEGKLLRGLGSSESQVRSGLQGVANARATSWNRPVIDRMANINLEAGDHSFESIIADIEHGVYMESNRSWSIDDYRNKFQFGCEYAKLIENGKLTKTLRNPNYRGVTNQFWSSLAKVGSQPTVEAYGSPFCGKGEPNQVIRVGHASPVCLFENIEVFGGAD, from the coding sequence ATGAAACTTGATGTAAAAGCTGATTCTGGATTGGACTTAAAATCTGATTGGAAATTTGATTTAAAAACTGCCCTATCTCATATTGATTTACCCCAAGCCGAATGGATTGGCTTACGTGAAGTTAAAGAGATTAACACCACCCGTTATGTGCGCGATCGCCTTCCTCAGTCCAATGGTCGCAGCTTATCTCATGGTGTGATGATCGAAGTATTAGTCGATGGTCAGTTTGGTTATGCTAGTACCAATCATCTTGATCTAGCCAATATCCAACTCACAGCCCAAAGAGCTTACCAACAGGCAAAAACTGCGGCAAGGTGGGCAGTACACCGCTTCACAATTAATCAAAGACCCAAGGCAGTTGGACAATATTTTTCCCCTTTTCTCAAACCAGCAGATGCGATCGCTCCTAAGGAACTCAATGAATTATTAATTGAGATCTGTGACACCTTAAAGGTCTCCGATAAAATTGTCAAAACTAGTGCCTATGCCGTAATTACTGAAATAGAGACCCAATTTATTAGTAGTAACGGTTCGGATATTTATCAAAAATTTTTAGTGGTTGCTACTGACTATGCGGCAACTGCCCAAGATGGGGCAATCATTCAGCGTCGTGGTGACAATGGACAACTAGCTCGGTGCAATCAAATCGGTATGGAAGTTTTTGACCGCAGTGCCATCTTGCAAAGAGCCAAAGTAGTTGGTGAGCAAGCCGTGGAACTACTCTCTGCTGCTGAATGCCCCACTGCAACTACATCGTTAGTGCTTGCGCCCGATCAAATGTTGTTGCAAATCCATGAAAGCATCGGACATCCCCTCGAAGTCGATCGCATTCTCGGTGATGAACGTAATTACGCAGGGAGCAGTTTTGTCAAACTTGAAGACTTTGGCAAAATGCAGTACGGCTCCTCGCTAATGAATGTCACCTTTGACCCTACGAATTCGGGTGAATTTGCTAGCTATGCCTTTGATGATGCAGGTATTCCTGCCACTAAGGAATATTTAATCAAAGAGGGAAAACTATTGCGGGGCTTAGGTAGTTCCGAAAGTCAAGTGCGATCAGGGCTTCAAGGCGTGGCTAATGCCAGAGCTACTTCATGGAATCGTCCAGTGATCGATCGCATGGCAAACATCAATCTCGAAGCAGGCGATCATTCCTTTGAATCAATCATTGCTGATATTGAACATGGCGTATATATGGAGTCTAACCGCTCATGGTCAATCGATGACTATCGCAACAAGTTCCAATTTGGCTGTGAATATGCCAAACTCATCGAAAATGGCAAATTAACCAAAACTCTCCGCAATCCTAACTATCGCGGTGTCACTAATCAATTTTGGAGTAGTCTCGCTAAAGTCGGTAGTCAACCTACC